One window from the genome of Cryptomeria japonica chromosome 6, Sugi_1.0, whole genome shotgun sequence encodes:
- the LOC131070719 gene encoding transcription factor SCREAM2, producing MHSLVFIWGLTLQIRHLGNRTKELLPSFLGKRMEFDDLNLENLFEGTGGLYSSISNGVITAPLKSSGHADSWSCTTPPHHHHLHGLWQDVESYASIPTSVEVAHANIMQNVNATGLIWDGKVDKSEGSGLSKKQEDYFSDGSGGAMDSWDTGRLTATTKNLISERKRRRKLNERLYALRSLVPYITKMDKASIIADAIKYIKDLQKQVRDIEADIASLQSNKNECSSNSSLTSVTAEVENNNYQSQEVSCHIPKTNPTGEKKPPCHGHSPLNIDISKIEEGTFHIRIYCKKEPHVLVHLTKALESLQLLDVQSCNITCFDDHIIKIVIAKSKEVQEDALKNTITDMALKCGFCGA from the exons ATGCACTCACTCGTGTTCATCTGGGGTTTAACTTTACAAATTAGGCATCTGGGCAATCGCACAAAAGAACTTCTTCCTTCCTTCCTTGGGAAGAGAATGGAGTTTGATGATCTGAATTTGGAGAATCTTTTTGAAGGCACAGGAGGTCTGTATTCTTCAATATCAAACGGTGTAATCACCGCCCCTCTGAAATCTTCTGGTCATGCAGATTCATGGAGCTGCacaactcctcctcatcatcatcatttgcatgGCCTCTGGCAGGACGTCGAATCCTACGCTTCTATTCCAACGTCTGTAGAGGTCGCCCATGCAAATATAATGCAAAATGTGAATGCAACAGGCCTGATATGGGATGGAAAAGTGGATAAATCGGAAGGGAGCGGGCTTTCAAAGAAACAAGAGGATTATTtttctgatgggagtggaggagcgATGGATTCGTGGGATACAGGGCGTTTGACAGCGACGACCAAGAATCTTATTTCAGAGAGGAAGAGACGCAGAAAGCTGAATGAAAGACTCTATGCCTTGCGCTCCCTTGTGCCTTACATCACTAAG ATGGACAAGGCCTCTATCATAGCAGATGCAATTAAGTATATTAAAGACTTGCAAAAGCAGGTCAGAGATATTGAGGCTGACATTGCTTCCCTTCAGTCCAACAAGAATGAATGCTCTTCCAATTCTTCTCTGACATCTGTCACTGCTGAGGTGGAAAATAACAATTATCAATCACAAGAAGTCAGCTGTCACATTCCCAAAACCAATCCCACTGGTGAAAAAAAGCCTCCCTGCCATGGGCACAGCCCTCTTAAT ATTGATATTTCCAAGATAGAGGAAGGGACATTTCACATAAGAATATATTGCAAAAAGGAGCCACATGTTTTAGTGCACCTTACAAAGGCCCTCGAATCCCTTCAATTATTGGATGTTCAAAGTTGTAATATTACCTGCTTTGATGACCACATCATCAAGATTGTTATTGCAAAG AGTAAAGAGGTACAAGAAGATGCACTGAAAAACACCATTACAGATATGGCCCTTAAGTGTGGTTTCTGTGGAGCTTGA